A window of Phyllobacterium sp. T1293 contains these coding sequences:
- the relB gene encoding type II toxin-antitoxin system RelB family antitoxin, which produces MSKQTAIRLPDEIYERLQALSSRTGRTTAYYIREALDEYLDDLEDVYLAEKVLERIRSGEEQTYSLEEVKQRLGLED; this is translated from the coding sequence ATGAGCAAGCAAACGGCTATCCGCCTTCCCGATGAAATATATGAACGTCTGCAAGCCCTTTCCTCGCGCACGGGCAGGACAACAGCCTATTACATTCGCGAAGCTCTGGATGAATACCTGGATGATCTTGAGGATGTGTATCTGGCTGAAAAGGTACTTGAGCGTATTCGAAGCGGTGAGGAACAAACCTATTCTCTTGAAGAAGTGAAGCAGCGTCTTGGCCTGGAGGATTGA
- a CDS encoding bifunctional [glutamine synthetase] adenylyltransferase/[glutamine synthetase]-adenylyl-L-tyrosine phosphorylase: protein MNEDAAFFARDLRSLTPLDKKTAAAFLGELIESAVEKECPETADVKNNAKAAGFLSAVLDLSPYLRNVLIRRPAILEPLFAMPLAKRLEALMRDVAASSESENITETGIMAVLRQLKLEGHVLIALGDLSGVFDTAGTTRWLSQLAEESVRAAVRFLLRDAHESGKLKLPDPEHPEKQSGWIILAMGKFGAFELNYSSDIDLIVFIDEHSPAIPDPYECVETFSRLTRRLVRILQDRTADGYVFRTDLRLRPDPGSTPLAIPVGAALNYYEGRGQNWERAAMIKARPVAGDIAAGKQVLAELAPYVWRKYLDYAAIADVHSIKRQIHAHKGHGEIAVRGHNVKLGRGGIREIEFFVQTQQLIAGGRFPQLRGSRTVDMLAALTGLGWISEEARDTLVEKYGFLRDVEHRIQMIADEQTHMLPEDDENFLRVAHMMGYREGEAFAADFRQSLKTVETHYAALFEQAQDLAGEAGNLVFTGDVDDPDTLETLAKFGFERPSDICRVIRTWHFGRYRATQSAESRERLTELTPVLLKAFGATSRADEALMRFDEMIKGLPAGIQLFSLLQSNPRLLDLLVLIMGAAPRLADIITRKPHVFDGMLDPAIFADIPTRAYLAERLESFLAPAKVYEDILDRLRIFAAEHRFLIGIRLLTGAIDGIRAGKAFSDLADLVIDRALQAVVDEFASKHGVVSGGRIAILGMGKLGSRELTAGSDIDLILLYDHDADAEESDGEKQLAPSQYYMRLTQRLIAALSAPTAEGVLYEVDFRLRPSGNKGPVATHIDSFRKYQRTEAWTWEHMALTRARPVAGDNAFFGEIETEIAEILALPRDPAKIAKDVAEMRALLETEKPPRDSWDMKLVPGGIIDLEFIAQFAVLTGNVDGPIIAHSTAEVLTRLKTGFVEPVVTDELVAAANLYTELTQIIRLCLNSDTRREDFPPGLGDLLCRACDLPDLARVETHLEDTAKSVRKTFNAVLRGAKSSKSNGK, encoded by the coding sequence ATGAATGAAGATGCGGCTTTTTTTGCCCGCGATCTGCGCTCGCTGACGCCACTCGACAAGAAAACAGCAGCGGCCTTTCTCGGCGAACTCATCGAGAGTGCTGTCGAGAAAGAATGTCCTGAGACCGCTGATGTGAAAAACAATGCGAAAGCCGCCGGTTTTCTCTCCGCGGTTCTCGATCTCTCTCCCTATCTGCGCAATGTGCTGATCCGCCGTCCCGCTATTCTGGAACCGCTGTTTGCCATGCCGCTGGCCAAGCGTCTGGAAGCGCTGATGCGGGATGTGGCGGCGAGTTCGGAAAGCGAGAATATTACTGAAACCGGCATCATGGCTGTTTTGCGCCAGTTAAAGCTGGAAGGGCACGTTCTGATTGCTCTTGGTGATCTCTCCGGCGTGTTCGACACGGCGGGCACAACCCGCTGGCTGTCACAGCTGGCGGAAGAAAGTGTCCGCGCTGCGGTGCGGTTCCTGCTGCGCGATGCGCATGAATCCGGGAAGCTCAAACTCCCCGACCCAGAACATCCGGAAAAACAATCCGGCTGGATTATCCTTGCCATGGGGAAGTTCGGTGCATTCGAGTTGAACTATTCCTCGGATATCGATCTCATCGTCTTTATTGACGAGCATAGCCCCGCCATTCCTGACCCCTATGAATGTGTCGAGACCTTCTCACGGCTGACCCGCCGTCTGGTGCGTATCCTGCAGGATCGCACGGCGGATGGTTATGTCTTCCGCACCGATCTGCGCCTGCGCCCGGACCCCGGCTCAACGCCTCTGGCAATTCCCGTCGGTGCAGCGCTCAACTATTACGAAGGGCGCGGCCAGAACTGGGAGCGCGCCGCCATGATCAAGGCACGCCCAGTCGCTGGTGATATCGCAGCGGGAAAACAGGTGCTGGCCGAACTTGCACCCTATGTCTGGCGCAAATATCTCGATTATGCGGCGATTGCCGACGTGCATTCGATCAAACGGCAAATCCACGCCCATAAGGGCCACGGCGAAATTGCCGTGCGCGGTCATAATGTCAAACTCGGGCGCGGTGGCATTCGCGAAATTGAGTTCTTCGTGCAGACCCAGCAATTGATCGCCGGTGGACGGTTTCCGCAACTGCGCGGTTCACGCACGGTTGATATGCTGGCCGCACTCACCGGCCTTGGCTGGATCAGCGAAGAGGCGCGCGACACACTGGTCGAAAAATACGGCTTTCTGCGTGATGTGGAACACCGCATCCAGATGATCGCCGACGAACAGACCCACATGCTGCCTGAGGATGATGAGAACTTTCTGCGTGTGGCGCATATGATGGGCTATCGCGAGGGCGAGGCCTTTGCCGCGGATTTCCGGCAATCGCTGAAAACAGTCGAAACGCATTATGCTGCGCTGTTCGAACAGGCGCAGGATTTGGCGGGTGAGGCCGGAAATCTTGTCTTTACCGGCGATGTGGATGATCCCGATACGCTGGAGACTCTGGCAAAATTCGGTTTCGAACGGCCAAGCGACATTTGCCGTGTGATCCGCACCTGGCATTTCGGCCGCTATCGCGCAACGCAATCGGCGGAATCGCGTGAACGTCTGACCGAACTCACGCCCGTGCTGCTCAAGGCCTTTGGAGCGACAAGCCGGGCCGATGAAGCGCTGATGCGTTTTGATGAGATGATCAAGGGCCTGCCTGCGGGTATCCAGCTTTTCAGCCTGTTGCAGTCCAATCCGCGCCTGCTCGACCTGCTTGTACTGATCATGGGCGCCGCGCCGCGCCTTGCCGATATCATCACCCGCAAGCCGCATGTTTTCGATGGCATGCTGGACCCGGCAATTTTCGCCGATATTCCCACCCGTGCCTATCTGGCGGAGCGCTTGGAAAGTTTTCTCGCACCCGCCAAGGTCTATGAGGATATTCTCGACCGCCTGCGGATTTTCGCAGCGGAACATCGCTTCCTCATCGGCATAAGGCTTCTGACCGGCGCTATCGATGGTATCAGGGCAGGCAAGGCTTTTTCCGATCTTGCCGATCTGGTCATCGACCGGGCATTGCAGGCGGTGGTCGATGAATTCGCCAGCAAGCACGGCGTGGTATCAGGCGGACGTATTGCCATTCTTGGCATGGGCAAGCTCGGCAGCCGTGAACTAACTGCTGGTTCTGACATTGATCTCATCCTCCTTTATGATCATGACGCGGATGCGGAAGAGTCCGATGGCGAAAAGCAGCTGGCACCCTCGCAATATTACATGCGGTTGACACAGCGGCTGATTGCGGCGCTCTCTGCGCCAACGGCGGAAGGCGTACTCTACGAGGTGGATTTCCGCCTGCGCCCTTCCGGTAATAAGGGACCGGTTGCAACCCATATCGACTCGTTTCGCAAATATCAGCGCACGGAAGCCTGGACGTGGGAGCATATGGCCTTGACCCGTGCCCGGCCGGTGGCTGGCGACAATGCCTTTTTCGGCGAGATCGAGACAGAAATCGCTGAAATCCTCGCTCTGCCACGCGATCCGGCAAAAATCGCCAAGGACGTGGCGGAGATGCGTGCCTTGCTGGAAACGGAAAAGCCGCCGCGCGACAGCTGGGACATGAAGCTGGTTCCCGGCGGCATTATTGATCTGGAATTTATTGCCCAGTTCGCAGTGCTGACAGGCAATGTCGACGGGCCAATCATTGCCCATTCCACGGCGGAAGTTTTGACCAGATTGAAGACCGGTTTCGTTGAGCCGGTTGTGACCGATGAACTGGTAGCCGCTGCCAATCTTTATACGGAGCTGACGCAGATCATCCGCCTTTGCCTCAACAGCGATACAAGGCGCGAGGATTTTCCGCCGGGTCTTGGGGATCTTTTGTGCCGCGCCTGCGATCTGCCAGACCTTGCCCGCGTCGAAACCCATCTGGAGGACACGGCAAAATCCGTCCGCAAGACGTTCAATGCGGTGCTGCGCGGAGCAAAGAGCAGTAAGTCCAATGGCAAGTAG
- a CDS encoding sensor histidine kinase has translation MSRFLAMMKMTAVRLSALYLLLFTVCAIVLVFYMTSLSVNLLTSQTEAAVNEEIESVGQSYQRAGIAGLVRSIDRRSRQPGAYLYLVTDPAGRIVAGNVQSIEPGVLQTDGWIKRPIAYERYGENNDPQVHTAIARIIVMPNGIRVMVGRDLGEPEKIRLVVRRSLGAALGIMGIGAFLIWFFVGRRALHRIDEVSVASQRIMGGDLAGRLPVSGSGDEFDRLAANLNGMLARIQELNEGVRHVSDNIAHDLKTPLTRMHNRAESALANARTTKAYRAALDGMIADSDQLIRTFNAILMISRLESGYSSETMELLPLSTVVQDVYELYEPTAEEAGIAFTLGAEDATPVRINRELVGQTISNLVDNAIKYAGGGEKPVEVSLAVEKQDHTVRVIVTDNGPGIPPDQVDRATERFVRLEESRSQPGSGLGLSLAKAVMKLHGGTLELQDNAPGLRAVLAFPVGEETK, from the coding sequence ATGAGCCGCTTTCTTGCCATGATGAAAATGACAGCCGTCCGGCTGTCAGCGCTTTACCTGCTTCTTTTTACTGTCTGCGCCATTGTTCTGGTCTTTTACATGACCAGCCTTTCGGTCAATCTGCTCACATCCCAGACGGAAGCCGCCGTTAACGAGGAAATCGAAAGCGTCGGCCAATCCTATCAACGAGCTGGCATAGCCGGGCTTGTCCGCTCCATCGACCGTCGCAGCCGGCAGCCGGGTGCCTATCTCTATCTTGTTACGGACCCCGCTGGCCGGATCGTTGCTGGCAATGTGCAGAGCATAGAGCCGGGCGTGTTACAGACGGACGGCTGGATAAAGCGTCCGATTGCCTATGAGCGCTACGGCGAGAACAATGACCCGCAGGTCCATACGGCCATTGCGCGGATCATTGTCATGCCCAATGGTATTCGCGTCATGGTTGGCCGTGATCTGGGCGAGCCGGAAAAGATACGGCTTGTGGTTCGCCGCTCGCTGGGTGCGGCGCTCGGGATTATGGGCATCGGCGCATTTCTCATCTGGTTCTTTGTTGGCCGCCGTGCTTTGCACCGGATCGACGAGGTTTCCGTGGCTTCGCAGCGCATCATGGGCGGTGATCTTGCCGGGCGTCTGCCGGTCAGCGGGTCCGGCGATGAGTTTGATCGTCTCGCCGCCAATCTGAACGGCATGCTGGCCCGCATTCAGGAACTGAACGAGGGCGTGCGCCACGTCTCTGACAATATTGCCCATGATCTGAAAACGCCGTTGACCCGTATGCACAATCGGGCGGAATCCGCCCTTGCCAATGCCAGGACCACGAAAGCCTACCGCGCAGCGCTGGACGGTATGATTGCCGACTCCGATCAGCTTATCCGCACGTTCAACGCCATTTTGATGATCTCACGGCTTGAATCAGGATATTCGTCGGAGACAATGGAACTTCTGCCGCTGTCGACAGTGGTGCAGGATGTTTACGAATTATATGAACCGACGGCGGAGGAGGCAGGTATCGCCTTCACGCTTGGAGCCGAGGACGCAACGCCAGTGCGGATCAACCGCGAACTGGTGGGCCAAACCATCTCCAATCTCGTCGACAACGCCATTAAATATGCCGGCGGCGGTGAAAAGCCGGTGGAAGTTTCCCTTGCTGTGGAAAAGCAGGATCACACGGTCCGCGTCATTGTCACGGACAATGGCCCGGGCATCCCGCCCGATCAGGTGGATCGGGCAACGGAGCGTTTTGTCCGTCTTGAGGAAAGCCGTTCGCAACCGGGGTCAGGACTGGGTCTCAGTCTTGCCAAGGCGGTGATGAAATTGCACGGTGGCACTCTGGAATTGCAAGACAATGCTCCGGGGTTGCGTGCTGTGCTCGCTTTCCCGGTGGGGGAGGAGACTAAATGA
- a CDS encoding type II toxin-antitoxin system RelE family toxin, which produces MAWRIELSVTAEKRLSKMGETEARRIMAFLGTRIALLDDPRQTGKTLRGATLGSLWRYRVGDYRIICEIQDQKLVVLVIDIGHRREVYR; this is translated from the coding sequence TTGGCCTGGAGGATTGAGCTTTCCGTTACCGCGGAAAAACGCCTGTCAAAAATGGGGGAAACCGAGGCACGGCGTATCATGGCATTCTTGGGGACCCGGATTGCCTTGCTGGACGATCCTCGCCAGACAGGGAAAACGCTGCGAGGTGCAACGTTAGGCAGTCTATGGCGATATCGTGTGGGAGATTATCGCATCATCTGCGAAATACAGGATCAAAAACTCGTCGTTCTTGTGATCGACATTGGTCACCGCCGCGAGGTTTATCGCTAG
- a CDS encoding PAS domain-containing sensor histidine kinase: MANADAYRAPTGKTYAGKRETARGRTRLSGHIKLLADPAYGKLLAAEPYLRRAIPPLIIIFLIILASARAMSLLSWRDDTERTARATLSLAASHMASIIDNRMKAGQKLDSGELQNIIAEMRSNDLIPQGMWIAIASGESKIVASSEGGDRWRDKNLESFVTNGQPLFLFGERAGVMEVRMNGTAGLAAFSRTGNGGYSVFVMHPVDAIFAEWRRMISVNVTLFAGTAAIMLVVLYAYFSQSARAQDADALYQHTQARVDTALARGRCGLWDWDMARGRVYWSRSMYEMLGYEAYDAILSLGDISSIIHEDDDKLYSLAAQVAAGEITQIDRVFRMRHAEGHWVWMRVRAQVADATVGDTHLVGVAVDVSEQHRFAQQTAQADQRIREAIESISETFVLWDADNRLVMSNSKFNQYSGLANECLLPGISREELEPRIRAVAFEKRMANEHGRAGALTFERQLADGRWLQVNERRTQDGGLVSVGTDITQLKVHEERLVDSERRLMATIHDLSLARKSEVERTLELTELNSKYAVEKERAEAANRAKSEFLANMSHELRTPLNAIIGFSEIMHSGTFGPLGSDRYEEYVQDIHTSGNYLLNVINDILDMSKIEAGHFSLDREEIDLCPLINETVRVVSLQALNKNVKVETKIADCVTLNADRRAIKQILINLLSNAVKFTDTGGRISVRARKVSGALVFTIEDTGCGIPKSALKKIGQPFEQVENQFTKTHTGSGLGLAISRSLTELHGGALKIRSTEGVGTIVSVRIPTRTVGPVREEWRV; this comes from the coding sequence ATGGCAAATGCGGACGCGTATCGCGCGCCGACGGGGAAGACTTATGCCGGAAAGCGGGAGACTGCGCGGGGGCGCACCCGTCTTTCCGGACATATCAAACTTCTCGCTGACCCTGCCTATGGCAAGCTGCTCGCTGCCGAACCTTACCTGCGCCGGGCCATTCCGCCGCTGATCATTATTTTCCTCATCATTCTGGCCAGTGCCCGTGCGATGTCGCTGCTGTCGTGGCGCGACGATACGGAACGCACGGCCCGTGCCACGCTGTCGCTGGCCGCCAGCCACATGGCCAGCATTATCGACAACCGCATGAAGGCTGGTCAGAAACTCGACAGCGGCGAGTTGCAGAACATTATTGCCGAGATGCGTTCCAACGATCTCATCCCGCAAGGCATGTGGATCGCCATTGCATCGGGTGAATCGAAGATCGTCGCCTCTTCGGAGGGTGGCGATCGCTGGCGCGACAAGAACCTCGAAAGCTTCGTTACCAATGGCCAGCCGCTTTTCCTCTTCGGCGAGCGCGCCGGGGTGATGGAAGTGCGCATGAATGGCACCGCAGGCCTCGCCGCGTTCAGCCGTACCGGCAACGGCGGCTATTCGGTGTTCGTGATGCATCCGGTTGACGCGATCTTTGCTGAATGGCGACGGATGATCTCGGTCAATGTCACGCTATTTGCCGGAACGGCCGCCATCATGCTGGTTGTCCTCTACGCCTATTTCAGCCAGTCGGCCCGGGCGCAGGATGCGGACGCGCTCTATCAACACACACAGGCACGGGTCGATACGGCGCTGGCACGCGGGCGCTGCGGATTGTGGGATTGGGATATGGCGCGCGGCAGGGTCTACTGGTCGCGGTCAATGTACGAAATGCTTGGCTATGAGGCCTATGACGCGATCCTGTCGCTCGGCGACATCTCCTCCATCATTCACGAGGATGACGACAAGCTTTACAGTCTGGCAGCGCAGGTGGCGGCGGGAGAGATTACCCAGATCGATCGCGTGTTCCGCATGCGCCACGCCGAGGGCCATTGGGTCTGGATGCGGGTGCGCGCCCAGGTTGCCGATGCAACGGTTGGTGACACGCATCTCGTCGGCGTTGCCGTGGATGTCAGCGAACAGCACCGCTTTGCCCAGCAGACCGCACAGGCCGACCAGCGCATCCGCGAAGCCATTGAAAGCATTTCCGAGACCTTCGTTCTCTGGGATGCGGATAATCGCCTCGTCATGTCCAACAGCAAGTTCAACCAATATTCCGGCCTTGCCAATGAATGTCTGCTTCCCGGTATCAGCCGTGAGGAACTGGAGCCGCGCATCCGCGCCGTCGCCTTTGAAAAGCGCATGGCCAATGAGCATGGCCGCGCTGGCGCCCTCACCTTTGAGCGGCAACTGGCCGATGGTCGTTGGCTACAGGTCAATGAACGCCGCACCCAGGATGGCGGGCTGGTGTCCGTCGGTACTGACATTACCCAGCTTAAGGTGCATGAGGAACGGCTTGTCGACAGCGAGCGCCGCCTGATGGCGACCATTCATGACCTCAGCCTTGCCCGTAAATCGGAAGTGGAACGCACGCTTGAACTGACAGAACTCAACAGCAAATATGCGGTTGAAAAGGAACGCGCTGAAGCGGCAAACCGGGCCAAATCCGAATTTCTCGCCAACATGTCGCACGAGTTGCGCACACCGCTCAACGCCATTATCGGCTTCTCGGAAATCATGCATTCCGGCACGTTCGGGCCGCTTGGTTCGGATCGCTATGAAGAATATGTGCAGGACATCCACACCAGCGGCAATTACCTGCTCAACGTTATCAATGACATTCTCGACATGTCGAAAATCGAAGCCGGGCATTTCTCGCTGGACCGTGAGGAGATCGATCTTTGTCCGCTGATCAATGAGACGGTGCGCGTTGTCTCGTTGCAGGCATTGAACAAGAATGTGAAGGTGGAGACGAAGATTGCTGACTGCGTCACGCTCAATGCCGACCGGCGCGCCATCAAGCAGATCCTGATAAACCTTCTGTCCAATGCGGTGAAGTTCACCGATACGGGCGGGCGCATCTCGGTTCGCGCCCGCAAAGTGTCAGGCGCGCTGGTCTTTACCATTGAAGACACCGGCTGCGGCATCCCGAAATCGGCGCTCAAAAAAATCGGCCAACCCTTTGAGCAGGTGGAGAATCAGTTCACCAAGACCCATACGGGCTCAGGCCTTGGCCTTGCCATTTCCCGCTCGCTGACGGAGCTGCATGGCGGCGCATTGAAAATCCGCTCCACGGAAGGTGTCGGCACCATTGTCTCGGTGCGCATTCCCACCCGGACCGTTGGTCCGGTGCGAGAGGAATGGCGGGTTTAA